The nucleotide sequence AGGATCTCCACCTTGGGCTTGGTCGGCACCACCGTGTCGTTGGACACATCGAGATAAAGCCCACCCGCCTGGAAGGCGTTCTGGAAATAGCGCTCCCGCAGCACCCCCCACACCAGCCGCACGCTGCCGCCGTGGAGAACGAAATTGTGCAGCGCCAGTTCCCCCGCATCGCCGGGGGCCCGCAGCCGCCGTTGCAGCCGGGCCAGCGCCGCCATGGTGATTTCCAGGCACCGGCCGCGGGGGTAACCGCCGCCCATGATCGGCGGCAGGCGGGGCGCCAGTTCCGCGTCGATGTCCGCGCGCAGGGCGTACAGGCTGCGCTCGATCTCCCCCAGCGCCGGCAGCAGAAACCGGCGCGTCAACTCCTCCTGCCGGGCATCGACGGGCAGGATCTGCTGCATCAGCGTGTCCATGCGTCAGATATCCGCCACTTCGACCACGCCGGGCAGCGCCTTCAGCGCCGCCCGGCTCTGGGGCGTGATGGCGTAGGCGCCGGGAAGCTGAACGTCCACCTCCTGCAGCGGGCCGGTTTCCACCAGCACATGCAGCCGACCGCGCCCGCGGCCCAGCCGCTCCAGCATTCCCTTCAGCGGTTCCAGCGGGCGGGCGTCGCGCACCACCACCCGCAGGCCGTCGGACACCGACGACACCGCCTCGTCCAGCGGTTTGACCTCCTGGCAGGTCAGGCGGATGTCCTCGCCGTTCATCTGGGCGTCCACGGTCATCATCACCGGGCGCCCGGCTTCCAGCAGGTCGCGGTTGGACGACAGCACCTCCGAGAAGCACGTCACCTCGTACCCGCCCGACGCGTCGGACAGCTCGACGAAGGCGAAGCGGTTGCCGGACTTGGCGGTCTTCTCCTTGCGGCTGACCACGATGCCGGCCATGCGGTAGCGGGTGGAGCCGCCCCGCGCCATGGCCTGGGCCAGATCGGCGGAGCGCACCACCTTCATCCGCCCCAAGGGGCCGGAAAAGGCGTCCAGCGGGTGGGCCGACAGGTAGAAGCCGATGGACTGGAACTCATGCTTGAGCTTTTCCAGCGGTTCCCATTCCGTCACCTTGGGCAGGTCGGGTTCCTTGAAGCCGCTGCCGCCCCCGCCGCCGAACAGGTTGCCGATGCCGCTTTCCCGCTCCGCCGTTTCCGCCTGGGCGTAGCGGATCAGGGTTTCCAGGGCGGCGTGCACCTGGGCGCGGTTGGGGTTCAGCCCGTCGAACGCCCCGGCGCAGGTCAGGTTTTCCAACTGGCGCTTGTTGATGGTCTTCAAATCCAGCCGGCGGGCGAAGTCGAACAGGCTCTTGTACGGGCCGTTCTTCCGCCGCTCCTCCACCACCGCCTTCATGGCCGGCAGGCCGACACCCTTCACCGCCGCCAGCGCATAGCGGATGGCCTTTTCCCCGCCACCGAGGGTTTCCACGGCGAAGATGGCGTCGGACTTGTTCACGTCGGGGGTCAGCAGCCGCACCTTCAGCCGCGACAGCTCCTGGCGGAACACGTTCAGCTTGTCGGTGTTGCCGAGGTCGAGCGTCATGGACGCCGCCATGAACTCCACCGGGTGGTTGGCCTTGACCCACGCGGTCTGATAGGCGACCAGCGCGTACGCCGCGGCGTGGGATTTGTTGAAGCCGTAGCCGGCGAACTTCATCACCTGATCGAAGATCAGCGACGCCTGTTCCCCCGGCACCGCCCGGTCCTCCGCGCCCTTGACGAAAATGGCCCGCTGGGCGTCCATCTCCTCCTTGATCTTCTTGCCCATGGCGCGGCGCAGCAGATCCGCACCGCCCAGCGTGTAGCCGGACAGCACCTGTGCGATCTGCATCACCTGTTCCTGGTAGATCATGATGCCGAAGGTTTCCTTCAGGATACCTTCGAGCGAGGGGTGCATGTAATCGGCCGGCTCCTCCCCGTTCTTCACCCGGATGTACTTGGGGATGTTGTCCATGGGGCCGGGGCGGTACAGGGACACCAGCGCGATGATGTCCTCCAGCCGGTTGGGCTTCAGGCGGCGCAGCACGTCGCGCATGCCCGAACTTTCCAACTGGAACACGCCGGTGGATTCGGCCCGGCCGAGAATCTCGTAACTCCGCGCGTCGTCCAGCGGGATGGCCGTCAGGTCCGGCTTTTCCGGGATCAGGTTGACCGCCGTCTGCAGCACGGTCAGCGTCTTCAGCCCCAGGAAGTCGAACTTCACCAGACCGGCCTGTTCCACATACTTCATGTTGAACTGGGTGACCGGCATGTCCGACCGCGGGTCGCGGTACAGCGGCACGAGCTGGTCCAGGGGCCGGTCGCCGATCACCACGCCCGCCGCGTGGGTGGAGGCGTGGCGGTACAGCCCTTCCAGCTTCATGGCGATGGAGATCAGACGGGCGACGGTTTCATCCTCGTCGCGGGCCTGGCGCAGCATCTCCTCGCTGTCCAGCGCCTGCTGGAGCGTGACCGGGTTGGCCGGGTTGTTGGGCACCATCTTGGAGATGCGGTCCACCTGCCCATAGGGCATCTGGAGCACGCGCCCCACGTCGCGCAGCACGGCGCGGGCCTGCAGCTTACCGAAGGTGATGATCTGCGCCACCCGGTCATAGCCGTACTTGTCCTGGACGTAGCGGATCACCTCTTCGCGGCGGTCCTGGCAGAAGTCCACGTCGAAGTCGGGCATGGACACGCGCTCAGGATTCAGGAACCGCTCGAACAGCAGCCCGAAGCGCAAGGGATCGAGATCGGTGATGGTCAGCGCCCACGCCACCACCGAACCGGCGCCCGACCCGCGGCCCGGCCCCACGGGGATGCCGTTGGTCTTGGCCCATTTGATGAAGTCGGACACGATCAGGAAGTAGCCGGGGAACTTCATCTTGACGATGACGTCCAGCTCGAATTCCAGCCGGGCGAAATAGGTCTTGCGCGTCTCCGCCCGCTGTTCCGGCGTCATGTCGGGGGTGTAGACGCCCTTTTCCAGGCGGTCCTCCAGCCCGGCGCGGGACTGGGCGCGCAACTCCTCGTCCTCCGTCCGCCCCTCTTCGGTGGGGAAGGCGGGCAGGATGGGCTTGATGGGTTTCAGCAGGAAGGAACAGCGCCGCGCGATGACCAGGGTGTTGTCCACCGCTTCCGGCAGGTCGGCGAACAGGGCGCGCATCTCGTCCGCCGACTTGAAACAATGGTCCGGCGTCAGGCGGCGGCGTTCGTCCTGGCTGATGTAGGCGCCCTCG is from Azospirillum fermentarium and encodes:
- the dnaE gene encoding DNA polymerase III subunit alpha, encoding MPHASFVHLRVHSAYSLSEGAIKVKELVKLCVKKGMPAVAVTDTGNLFGALEFALAAAGEGVQPVIGTILGITRPGPAAAPRGVPGRGVNTPDPLVLLCQSAAGYNNLMKLVSKAFLDSDPLSGPQVPLSALEGHTDGLIALTGGPQGSVGRLLSEGQTDAAVEVLQRLKTLFPDRLYIELQRHGGAFAAIEDAVEPALVDLAYAHALPLVATNDCYFATPDMYEAHDALLCIAEGAYISQDERRRLTPDHCFKSADEMRALFADLPEAVDNTLVIARRCSFLLKPIKPILPAFPTEEGRTEDEELRAQSRAGLEDRLEKGVYTPDMTPEQRAETRKTYFARLEFELDVIVKMKFPGYFLIVSDFIKWAKTNGIPVGPGRGSGAGSVVAWALTITDLDPLRFGLLFERFLNPERVSMPDFDVDFCQDRREEVIRYVQDKYGYDRVAQIITFGKLQARAVLRDVGRVLQMPYGQVDRISKMVPNNPANPVTLQQALDSEEMLRQARDEDETVARLISIAMKLEGLYRHASTHAAGVVIGDRPLDQLVPLYRDPRSDMPVTQFNMKYVEQAGLVKFDFLGLKTLTVLQTAVNLIPEKPDLTAIPLDDARSYEILGRAESTGVFQLESSGMRDVLRRLKPNRLEDIIALVSLYRPGPMDNIPKYIRVKNGEEPADYMHPSLEGILKETFGIMIYQEQVMQIAQVLSGYTLGGADLLRRAMGKKIKEEMDAQRAIFVKGAEDRAVPGEQASLIFDQVMKFAGYGFNKSHAAAYALVAYQTAWVKANHPVEFMAASMTLDLGNTDKLNVFRQELSRLKVRLLTPDVNKSDAIFAVETLGGGEKAIRYALAAVKGVGLPAMKAVVEERRKNGPYKSLFDFARRLDLKTINKRQLENLTCAGAFDGLNPNRAQVHAALETLIRYAQAETAERESGIGNLFGGGGGSGFKEPDLPKVTEWEPLEKLKHEFQSIGFYLSAHPLDAFSGPLGRMKVVRSADLAQAMARGGSTRYRMAGIVVSRKEKTAKSGNRFAFVELSDASGGYEVTCFSEVLSSNRDLLEAGRPVMMTVDAQMNGEDIRLTCQEVKPLDEAVSSVSDGLRVVVRDARPLEPLKGMLERLGRGRGRLHVLVETGPLQEVDVQLPGAYAITPQSRAALKALPGVVEVADI